The following coding sequences lie in one Cytophagia bacterium CHB2 genomic window:
- a CDS encoding transferase, with protein MLPALCLFEDQNCNHLHPLSLTRPVFDLRCGMTSLLEKIIRHYSDFTLHLFVRDYLAGLTKENHPHARVNQIPANSCLLINGRFLFENDLPRLEGGEMAWCNRGKIVAARLSAARLAGLAIEGGGIIMPENFAGISQHEITGKFLEFPWDLVNNNPSEIKKDFGYRNLGGQILGKIYPNVTLLDEKNIHIAAGATIKPGVVLDAEDGPIFIDEGATVMANACLQGPLYVGKKSVIKMGAKIYEGTSIGTVCKIGGEVDASIIHGFSNKQHEGFLGHAYLGEWVNLGADTNNSDLKNNYSSVKVHIDGKMVDSGSLFAGLFMGDHAKSGINTMFNTGTVVGVMSNVFGAGYPAKFIPSFTWGGAESSETYALDKALEVARRAMTRRKQNLTPVQEAILRHVFEITRSERAVS; from the coding sequence ATGCTTCCCGCTCTTTGCCTCTTTGAGGATCAAAACTGTAATCATCTCCACCCACTCAGCCTCACCCGCCCGGTGTTCGATTTGCGCTGCGGCATGACGTCACTGCTCGAGAAAATCATCCGGCATTATTCCGATTTCACGCTGCATCTTTTCGTGCGCGACTATCTTGCCGGCTTGACAAAAGAAAATCATCCGCATGCGCGCGTCAATCAAATTCCCGCCAATTCTTGCTTGTTGATCAATGGCCGGTTTTTGTTTGAGAATGATCTCCCCCGGCTTGAGGGCGGGGAGATGGCCTGGTGCAATCGCGGTAAAATCGTCGCCGCACGGCTTTCTGCAGCAAGATTGGCCGGGCTAGCGATCGAAGGGGGAGGCATAATCATGCCGGAAAATTTTGCCGGCATTTCTCAACATGAAATCACTGGAAAATTTCTCGAGTTCCCCTGGGATTTGGTAAACAATAATCCGTCTGAGATAAAAAAAGATTTCGGCTATCGGAATCTCGGTGGCCAAATTCTTGGGAAGATCTATCCGAACGTGACACTGCTCGATGAAAAGAATATTCACATCGCAGCCGGCGCGACGATCAAACCCGGTGTTGTGCTCGATGCCGAAGACGGCCCGATTTTCATCGACGAGGGCGCGACGGTGATGGCGAATGCCTGCTTGCAGGGGCCGCTATATGTCGGTAAGAAGTCCGTCATCAAAATGGGCGCAAAAATCTATGAAGGCACTTCCATCGGGACGGTGTGCAAAATCGGCGGCGAAGTCGATGCCTCCATCATTCACGGCTTCAGCAACAAGCAGCATGAAGGCTTTCTCGGACATGCGTATCTCGGCGAGTGGGTCAATCTCGGCGCAGATACCAACAACAGCGATCTCAAAAACAACTACAGCAGCGTGAAGGTTCACATTGACGGAAAAATGGTGGACAGCGGGTCGCTGTTCGCGGGATTGTTCATGGGCGATCATGCCAAAAGCGGCATCAATACCATGTTCAACACCGGCACAGTGGTGGGCGTGATGAGCAACGTTTTTGGCGCGGGCTATCCGGCCAAATTCATTCCTTCGTTCACTTGGGGCGGAGCAGAGTCAAGCGAAACCTATGCGCTGGACAAGGCGCTCGAAGTCGCCCGCCGAGCAATGACGAGGCGCAAGCAAAATCTAACGCCCGTGCAAGAAGCTATATTGCGCCATGTGTTTGAGATAACTCGCTCAGAAAGGGCAGTAAGTTAA
- a CDS encoding ammonium transporter, whose protein sequence is MKMRWFLPFSLLLLVSFVGVMFPVSAPSVTGGPIVAGDVAWMLTATGLVLLMTPGLSFFYGGMVRAKNVISTMLQSFIALGVISILWVVVGFSLSFGDSLGGFIGNPLTYFMFSGVGGATHPDLAPTIPLVLFALFQLKFAIITPALITGSFAERVRFSSYLLFICLFSLFIYSPLAHWTWHPEGFLRQWGVLDFAGGTVVHMSAGLAALAGALVLGRRKDHSAREPHTPANIPFVILGTGMLWFGWFGFNAGSALAASETATLAFLNTNTASAAAMLAWILFDGIRGRKPSALGACIGAVVGLVAITPAAGYVTVGASILIGTLASIVSNYAVHLKSKSTLDDTLDVFPCHGVGGIMGMLATGIFAQGVGLLYGTSQVFLYHLLAIVIVSAFSFGGSFVLYKLTDMLIPLRVPLEQEEIGLDISQHGETVGGEAISNGNGRKIVIAPAVHTT, encoded by the coding sequence ATGAAAATGCGCTGGTTTTTACCGTTTAGCCTGCTGTTGCTCGTGAGTTTTGTTGGAGTGATGTTTCCGGTTTCTGCGCCGAGCGTGACGGGCGGCCCCATCGTCGCGGGCGATGTGGCGTGGATGCTCACGGCCACCGGCCTGGTTTTGCTCATGACGCCCGGCTTGTCATTTTTCTATGGCGGCATGGTGCGCGCCAAAAACGTCATCTCCACCATGCTGCAAAGCTTTATCGCATTGGGCGTCATCAGCATTCTGTGGGTGGTGGTGGGATTCAGCCTGTCGTTCGGCGACAGCCTCGGCGGGTTCATCGGTAATCCGTTGACCTACTTTATGTTCAGCGGCGTGGGCGGCGCAACGCATCCGGATTTGGCGCCCACGATTCCCCTGGTCTTGTTTGCCCTTTTTCAACTGAAATTTGCCATCATCACACCCGCGCTCATCACCGGCTCGTTTGCCGAGCGCGTGCGCTTTTCGAGCTACCTGCTTTTCATCTGCTTGTTCAGTTTGTTTATTTACAGCCCGCTCGCGCATTGGACCTGGCATCCCGAGGGCTTTTTACGGCAGTGGGGCGTGCTTGATTTTGCCGGAGGTACGGTGGTTCACATGTCCGCCGGTCTGGCGGCGCTGGCCGGCGCGTTGGTTTTGGGGAGAAGAAAAGATCATTCCGCGCGCGAACCGCATACGCCGGCAAACATTCCATTCGTCATTCTTGGCACGGGCATGCTGTGGTTCGGCTGGTTCGGCTTCAATGCCGGCTCTGCGCTTGCCGCGTCGGAGACGGCCACGTTGGCGTTTCTCAACACCAACACCGCTTCGGCTGCTGCCATGCTCGCGTGGATTTTGTTCGACGGTATTCGCGGCCGCAAGCCTTCGGCATTGGGCGCGTGCATCGGCGCGGTTGTCGGGCTTGTGGCGATCACGCCTGCGGCGGGTTATGTGACGGTGGGCGCGAGTATTCTTATTGGCACGCTGGCAAGCATTGTGAGCAATTATGCCGTGCATTTAAAATCGAAATCAACGCTTGACGACACGCTCGATGTTTTCCCCTGTCACGGGGTGGGCGGTATCATGGGCATGCTGGCCACCGGCATTTTCGCGCAGGGCGTGGGATTGCTGTACGGAACGTCGCAGGTTTTCCTGTATCACTTGCTCGCGATTGTAATCGTAAGCGCGTTCAGCTTCGGCGGGTCGTTTGTTTTATACAAACTGACGGATATGTTGATTCCGCTGCGCGTGCCGCTGGAACAGGAAGAAATCGGCCTGGATATTAGCCAGCATGGCGAGACCGTCGGTGGCGAGGCCATCAGCAATGGCAACGGACGAAAGATCGTAATCGCGCCCGCCGTGCATACGACGTAA